From the genome of Hymenobacter cellulosilyticus, one region includes:
- a CDS encoding putative quinol monooxygenase — MTNSADIYCVAAEWLVQPGHEETVGRLLREAAQAVRANEPGNLVYTAHQSAEEPARFFIYEQYVNQEAQLAHRETADFKRIVLGQIVPLLAERKTTFYRLLL, encoded by the coding sequence ATGACGAATTCAGCAGATATCTATTGCGTAGCGGCAGAGTGGCTGGTGCAGCCCGGCCACGAAGAAACGGTAGGCCGCCTGTTGCGGGAAGCCGCCCAGGCCGTGCGAGCCAACGAGCCCGGCAACCTGGTGTACACGGCCCACCAGTCGGCCGAGGAGCCGGCGCGCTTCTTCATCTACGAGCAGTACGTCAACCAGGAGGCTCAGCTAGCGCACCGCGAAACGGCCGACTTCAAGCGCATCGTGCTGGGCCAGATTGTGCCGCTGCTGGCCGAGCGCAAAACCACCTTCTACCGGCTGCTGCTGTAA
- a CDS encoding type 1 glutamine amidotransferase domain-containing protein: protein MAEDKKSIELIESFYAAGKPVAAVCHAPGVLRHVKAANGKLLVKGKQVAGFTNTEEAAVQLTDIVPFLVEDMLVQAGANYSKAADWHPYVVTEGHLITGQNPASSEPAAEELLKLLQK, encoded by the coding sequence TTGGCCGAGGACAAGAAGTCTATCGAACTGATTGAGAGCTTTTACGCCGCCGGCAAGCCCGTAGCGGCCGTGTGCCACGCGCCCGGTGTGCTCCGCCACGTGAAAGCCGCCAACGGGAAGCTCCTGGTGAAAGGCAAGCAGGTAGCGGGCTTTACCAACACCGAGGAAGCCGCCGTGCAGCTCACCGACATCGTGCCTTTCCTGGTGGAAGACATGCTGGTGCAGGCCGGGGCCAACTACTCCAAAGCTGCCGATTGGCACCCCTACGTCGTCACGGAAGGCCACCTGATAACGGGCCAGAACCCGGCCTCTTCCGAGCCGGCTGCCGAAGAGCTGCTCAAGCTGCTGCAGAAGTAA
- a CDS encoding NADP-dependent oxidoreductase, giving the protein MFLSAPLCCYEDPNHFAGQPPQGLPTAAQFQFETRELPAPTAGQVLLKTRYVSVDPYMRGRMNEGKSYIAPFEVGEPIAGGAVAEVIESQNDALPVGSVVVGNLPWQEYSLSDGKGLNRVPTDQAPVSYFLGLLGMPGLTAYFGLLDICQPKAGETVVVSGAAGAVGMIVGQLAKIQGARVIGTAGSDEKVAYLRQLGFDEAINYKTTPDIAQALAAAAPDGVDCYFDNVGGPITDAVYDLLNKYARIALCGQIASYNDTETPVGPRPEGKLLKTSAKLQGFIVGNYYNRWPEGMQKLTEWYSQGKLQFEETITEGFDQIPAAFLGLFKGENTGKAIVKTA; this is encoded by the coding sequence TTGTTTCTATCCGCTCCACTCTGCTGCTATGAAGACCCAAACCATTTTGCTGGCCAGCCGCCCCAGGGCCTGCCCACGGCCGCCCAGTTCCAGTTTGAAACTCGGGAGCTGCCCGCTCCCACTGCCGGCCAGGTGCTGCTCAAAACCCGCTACGTGTCCGTCGACCCTTACATGCGGGGCCGCATGAACGAGGGTAAGTCCTACATTGCGCCCTTCGAGGTGGGTGAGCCAATTGCGGGCGGCGCCGTAGCTGAAGTTATTGAAAGTCAGAACGACGCCCTGCCCGTGGGCAGCGTAGTGGTAGGCAACTTGCCCTGGCAGGAATATAGTCTCTCCGATGGCAAGGGCCTGAACCGGGTACCTACCGACCAGGCGCCGGTCAGCTACTTTCTGGGCCTGCTGGGTATGCCTGGGCTGACGGCTTACTTTGGCCTGCTCGACATCTGCCAGCCCAAGGCTGGCGAAACCGTGGTAGTATCGGGTGCGGCCGGGGCCGTGGGCATGATCGTAGGCCAGCTGGCCAAGATTCAGGGCGCCCGGGTGATTGGCACGGCCGGCTCCGACGAGAAAGTAGCCTACCTGCGGCAGTTGGGCTTCGACGAGGCCATCAACTACAAAACCACACCTGATATTGCCCAGGCCCTGGCCGCGGCAGCCCCGGATGGCGTCGACTGCTACTTCGACAACGTGGGCGGCCCCATTACCGACGCCGTCTACGACTTGCTCAACAAATACGCCCGCATTGCCCTCTGCGGCCAGATTGCCAGCTACAATGACACGGAAACACCCGTGGGCCCGCGCCCCGAGGGCAAGCTGCTAAAGACCAGCGCCAAGTTGCAGGGCTTTATCGTGGGCAACTACTACAACCGCTGGCCCGAAGGCATGCAGAAGCTCACAGAATGGTACAGCCAGGGCAAGCTGCAGTTTGAGGAAACCATTACCGAGGGCTTCGACCAGATTCCGGCGGCTTTTCTGGGCCTATTCAAAGGCGAAAACACCGGTAAAGCCATTGTAAAAACAGCCTAG